From the Anguilla anguilla isolate fAngAng1 chromosome 8, fAngAng1.pri, whole genome shotgun sequence genome, one window contains:
- the LOC118233032 gene encoding inositol monophosphatase 3-like, translated as MAPMGIRLSPVGVAVFCLLGVGIIYHLYAGVISSRIAALRRRRTVDLRELLALSVEAAVLGGREVKRAREENPLEKSNGKTKGGASEKIALGDQSSHRKMYHLIKNTFPFLQVNAEERAPAGGEEAGVWNHVIPADLQLVGEGREVSADDITVWIDPLDAAQEYTKNLQKHVTTMVCVAVSGVPVIGVIHKPFTEYTAWALVGSGSNLQPRAPHGGRSLQVIVSRSHAGKATRFIQTAFGNETVVHTAGGAGYKVLALLDPPDEQYEQADVYLHITYIKKRDVCAGNAILKALGGHMTTLKGEEIDYRAAEANHGGVLASVGRDHRALLAKLQSADSHRQS; from the exons ATGGCTCCAATGGGAATCCGGCTGTCTCCTGTTGGAGTGGCCGTGTTTTGTTTACTGGGGGTCGGTATAATCTACCATCTTTACGCCGGCGTTATATCCAGCAGAATCGCGGCGCTGCGGCGGCGCCGGACGGTGGACCTGCGGGAGCTGCTCGCCCTGTCCGTGGAAGCCGCGGTCCTAGGCGGCCGGGAAGTGAAACGGGCTCGGGAGGAGAACCCTTTGGAGAAGTCCAACGGAAAAACCAAGGGAGGCGCGAGCGAAAAGATAGCGCTGGGAGACCAGAGCTCTCACAGAAAGATGTATCacctcataaaaaacacatttccttttttgcag GTGAACGCGGAGGAGCGCGCTCCGGCCGGAGGCGAGGAGGCGGGCGTCTGGAATCACGTGATTCCGGCAGACCTGCAGCTGGTTGGCGAAGGCAGAGAGGTGTCGGCCGATGACATCACCGTGTGGATCGACCCTCTGGACGCCGCTCAGGAGTACACCA AGAACCTCCAGAAGCACGTCACCACGATGGTCTGTGTTGCTGTGAGTGGCGTTCCGGTTATTGGGGTGATCCACAAACCTTTTACTGAGTACACAG cgtGGGCGCTCGTGGGCTCGGGTTCGAACCTGCAGCCCCGGGCCCCGCACGGCGGGCGATCTCTGCAGGTGATTGTGTCGCGCTCTCACGCGGGGAAGGCCACCCGATTCATCCAGACCGCCTTTGGGAATGAGACCGTGGTGCACACAGCCGGGGGTGCAG GCTACAAGGTTCTGGCTCTGCTGGACCCCCCCGATGAGCAGTACGAGCAGGCCGACGTGTACCTGCACATCACCTACATAAAGAAGAGGGACGTCTGCGCCGGGAACGCCATTTTGAAAGCGCTGGGCGGTCACATGACCACGCTGAAGGGGGAGGAAATCGACTACCGGGCGGCGGAGGCCAATCACGGCGGAGTGCTGGCGAGCGTGGGGCGGGACCACCGCGCCCTGCTGGCCAAACTGCAGAGCGCCGACAGCCACAGACAGAGCTGA
- the LOC118233436 gene encoding proenkephalin-A-like — translation MAPLVNRCWTLVLGACLALTVRADCEKECELCLFRLQGRQADLSLITCVQECEGGVSTVKSLGLCRDVPAEEGDPGRAVAEQQDQLAKRYGGFMRRYGGFMKKSAEVAVETAGELGKRYGGFMKKDDGGGRLGALKELLAAAAAGEQRHGGVTHSAELGGGVRALQKRYGGFMRRVGSPNWEENKKPYEGLSKRAWGPEEGAGSLGADKRYGGFMD, via the exons ATGGCGCCACTGGTGAACCGCTGCTGGACGCTGGTTCTGGGCGCGTGCCTGGCACTAACGGTCCGAGCCGACTGCGAGAAGGAGTGCGAGCTCTGTCTCTTCCGTCTGCAGGGCCGACAGGCGGACTTGAGCTTGATT ACGTGCGTGCAGGAGTGCGAGGGGGGGGTGAGCACGGTGAAGTCCCTGGGCCTGTGCCGGGACGTCCCGGCCGAGGAGGGCGACCCGGGCCGGGCCGTCGCCGAGCAACAGGACCAGCTGGCCAAGCGCTACGGCGGCTTCATGCGCCGCTACGGGGGGTTCATGAAGAAGTCCGCCGAggtcgccgtggaaacggcgGGAGAGCTGGGCAAGCGGTACGGCGGCTTCATGAAGAAGGACGACGGCGGGGGCCGCCTGGGCGCGCTGAAGGAGCTCCtggctgcggcggcggcg GGAGAGCAGCGGCACGGGGGCGTGACGCACAGCGCGGAgctggggggcggagtcagggcgCTGCAGAAACGCTACGGCGGGTTCATGCGGCGCGTGGGCAGCCCCAACTGGGAGGAGAACAAGAAACCGTACGAGGGGCTCAGCAAGAGGGCCTGGGGCCCCGAGGAAGGAGCCGGCTCGCTGGGCGCGGACAAGAGATACGGCGGGTTCATGGACTAA